Below is a window of Lodderomyces elongisporus chromosome 3, complete sequence DNA.
aatCAAACTATAAACACATAACTATATTACAAGACGACGCATTCCATATTTACATTCAAATTCAGTAATCAAATTGAGATTTGATTCTTTCGaattttggttttatatatttttttttttgtttttttttggaaagcTAAACTATTTATAGAGAAATGAGAAAAAGCCATTTTGTTGTGCTTCTCTCTTGGCTTTTGGAACATATGCTCGTGCACACTGGGTGATCTTCTCTGCACTATCAGCGGCGTTGGCTTCACGTCcaataacatcaacaaaattACCTTCGGGATCAAGCACGTAAAAGAATATACTGTGGTCCACGAGGTAATCCTGTCCCGGAGCATGTTCGGGCGTCAGGAAGTATACCCGGTATTTCTTACATGTATTTTTCACTTGTTCATAAGTTCCCGTGAGTCCAATGATTCCTTCATGGAAATCTTTCAAGTATGCAGCTAACATTTCCTTGCTGTCTCTTGCCGGGTCACATGTAATGAAAACAGGTTGCATTTCaacattatttttttgcaagatATCCAACATTTCGCCTAGTTTATCCAACTCCTCGGGACAAACATCTGGACAATGCGTGAATCCAAAGTAAAGTATAGAGaatcttttttcatttggaTCAATCAAATTCTCTTGCGTGAATTTTTCGCCATTAGTATCCTCCAAAGTAAACGCACCTCCAATCAAAGGCTTACCAATCTTACGATTCTGCTCCATCTCACGAGCCTGGTGTAATCTtgctttttcattttggaaaaaataaGTTCCCACACCACCAACAAGCATGAGCAATACCACTGCTTTCCATGTGGCAAATTCAAGGCCGCCACCAACACTATAGTTTTTTTGAGACTCTTTAGATCCACCAATCGCAACTCTGCTCAATggtcttcttttcttggtAGATGCATCACTTTCCGCTTCGGCATTTGTCTTGGCTTTTGACTGTTCTTCTTGAAACCTGTTGAAGGATTGGATGAATGTACGACGAGGTGTTACTAGTAGTAACCTTCTAGCTGTACTAGcttgaaatttgaaaacatttctACTCATCATTTTTGAATTGTATTGTTatgtgtattttttttttggggggggggggggaaacCTAAAGGATTATAGGTGTTTGCGTACAATTGCCCTTTCCCTATTTTccattctcttcttttttaaaaaaaattcagaATTCATCTACATCACCCCAGAAGTGACATGGGTCATACGCAAACGACACGACCTTTTCCggatttgtatatatatatatatatattatttttttctttttttttttttgcggCAATCATCAAGAGTACCTTTTAGAGCATCACTCTCTGCGAAATACACTCTCGATTACTTTACGTAGATACACGAGCGTAGGTTTGAGTTTGTCTAGTTTTCTGTTTTAGGTCTCTTGAAATTATTGATTTTCATAAATTtcatatattttatttgtttgcaGTTATTTAATCTAGATGTCCAAGATCGATAACTTACTCACTTGGGCCAAGAGCAATGGTGCCAAAATCTCACCCAATATCGAATTCAAAGAATTATCGCCAGGTAATTACGGAGCAATATCTACTCTGCACGAAAATGCAATCATTGAGGTCCCTTCTGCATTGATCTTTACATGTAAGGAGGCGGAGAAGTTATTTGGAACTCAAGCGACTAATAATTCGATTTCTATCAATAGTCCACCAGTGTTGTTAAAGCTCTACCTAGCCTATGCTCGAGTCCATGAAACTTTTTTTGATCCATACATTCAATCACTTCCAGACTTAGAGACCATTGATCCTCCCACTGTTTGGGATAGTCAAGATAAACAGTTGATTAAAGGAACAAATTTGGGTTCTTCTTTACGAGACATTCTTGGCACCATAGTTGATGAATGGTGGGAGGCAATCAATGTGCTTCCTGAAACCGTACAGAAACCAGAAGAGCATTACATCAACATGAAGTTTTACTATGAATTTAAATTCCACACGGATGATGAATTATATGAGGTTGTAcagaatacaaaaaaggaaaactgGACGGCGTTTGGCAACTACCTTTGGGCCAATCTGATCTTTAAAAGTCGTGCTTTTCCAGCATCTCTTTTGGTAAATACAAAAGGATTGAAAACAGGAAAGGAGGAACCAGAATTGGAAGTAGAATTAGAAGTAGAATCAGAATCAGAATCAAGATTAGAAACGAAATTGGATCCAGATTTGGAGTCACTATCACTAGATAACTTAGTACCGGATCCTTCTGCGCTTCCCATTTTGTTACCCATTGTGGATTTGCTCAATCATCAACCAAATGCAAAAGTTAAATGGACAGGCTTTGATGTAAAAGAGAGCGCAAAAAATGGCGCAGAAGGAGAAGACAATATTGGTTTCAAGTTTGAGACAGAAGAACCCGTTAGTAAAGGGAGCCAAGTATTCAACAATTATGGACTCAAGGGGAACGAGGAGCTTCTCTCGGCGTATGGGTTcacaattgaaaacaacGAGCTGGATGTTGTAGCGTTGAAAATTCAGATTCCCGATGTTGTAATAGATATGGTTGAAAAAAGCGGGATTAAGTTGCCAAAGATTGAGGACTACACAAATTCCATCTCGGCGCAAAAGGATATGGCTAAAGAtggtgttttgtttttcatta
It encodes the following:
- the SCO1 gene encoding Cu-binding protein (BUSCO:EOG09264ENO) produces the protein MMSRNVFKFQASTARRLLLVTPRRTFIQSFNRFQEEQSKAKTNAEAESDASTKKRRPLSRVAIGGSKESQKNYSVGGGLEFATWKAVVLLMLVGGVGTYFFQNEKARLHQAREMEQNRKIGKPLIGGAFTLEDTNGEKFTQENLIDPNEKRFSILYFGFTHCPDVCPEELDKLGEMLDILQKNNVEMQPVFITCDPARDSKEMLAAYLKDFHEGIIGLTGTYEQVKNTCKKYRVYFSTPEHAPGQDYLVDHSIFFYVLDPEGNFVDVIGREANAADSAEKITQCARAYVPKAKREAQQNGFFSFLYK